A genomic window from Flintibacter sp. KGMB00164 includes:
- the dnaX gene encoding DNA polymerase III subunit gamma/tau produces MYQALYRKWRPRTFDDVVGQEHITQTLKQQVSGGRLSHAYLFTGTRGTGKTTCAKILSRAVNCQSPVNGNPCNQCPACLGIENGSILDVLELDAASNNGVDQVRALRDEAVYTPAAVKKRVYIVDEVHMLSTPAFNALLKILEEPPAHLMFILATTELHKVPATIKSRCQQFSFKRILPGQIAQRLGYVAQQEGIDLTEEGAALLSRLADGGLRDALSLLDQCAGGGQRVDEQEILDTLGLAGNLETAKLMGQLAQRDTAAALETLSRLYRNGKDVGSVLSELSGLARDLLLRKTAPRGGAALLTGGYDESTMRALGEQFTAQRLLQILKTLQETLPELSRSVNRRTDAELCLIRLSDEGLDESFAGLSARVARLEEQLAKGVPVQAQPAQSAPSAPVQAPVKPAVEDTPPWEEERPPLPPEPEEEPSWPEPEAVLASAPVPQAPAPTVQVPPAQAAPAQSAPAGGMQGGTSAFWPSFVAGLRGKVPASVLPYLNNPAKVTGVWKNKALTLWTDTEFTRAMLNKPPVLQGLAQAADVCFGVTGARVSVIAGKPPAEDLAAPAPAAQAVPAQGSGDALDALLAFGEKFDNIKIQ; encoded by the coding sequence GTGTATCAGGCCCTGTACCGCAAGTGGCGCCCCCGCACCTTTGACGACGTGGTGGGGCAGGAGCATATCACCCAGACCCTGAAGCAGCAGGTGTCCGGCGGACGGCTGAGCCACGCCTACCTGTTCACCGGAACCCGGGGAACCGGAAAGACCACCTGCGCCAAGATCCTGTCCCGGGCGGTGAACTGTCAAAGCCCGGTCAATGGCAACCCCTGCAACCAGTGCCCCGCCTGCCTGGGCATTGAGAACGGGTCTATCCTGGACGTGCTGGAGCTGGACGCCGCCTCCAACAACGGCGTGGATCAGGTTCGAGCCCTGCGGGACGAGGCGGTATACACCCCCGCGGCGGTGAAAAAGCGGGTCTACATTGTGGACGAGGTGCACATGCTCTCCACCCCCGCCTTCAATGCACTGCTGAAGATTTTGGAGGAGCCTCCGGCCCACCTGATGTTTATCCTGGCCACCACCGAGCTTCATAAGGTGCCTGCCACCATCAAGTCCCGGTGCCAGCAGTTTTCCTTTAAGCGCATCCTGCCCGGCCAGATCGCTCAGCGTCTGGGATATGTGGCCCAGCAGGAGGGAATTGACCTGACAGAAGAGGGAGCCGCTCTGCTCTCCCGCCTGGCCGACGGCGGCCTGCGGGACGCTTTGTCCCTGCTGGACCAGTGCGCCGGAGGCGGACAGCGGGTAGACGAGCAGGAGATTCTGGACACCCTGGGCCTGGCAGGTAATCTGGAGACCGCCAAGCTCATGGGTCAGCTGGCCCAGCGGGATACCGCCGCAGCGTTGGAGACCCTGTCCCGCCTGTACCGCAACGGAAAGGATGTAGGCTCGGTGCTCTCCGAGCTTTCCGGCCTGGCCCGGGATCTGCTGCTGCGCAAGACCGCGCCCCGGGGTGGAGCCGCCCTGCTTACCGGCGGATATGATGAGTCCACCATGCGAGCCCTGGGCGAACAGTTTACTGCCCAGCGGCTGCTGCAGATTTTGAAAACCTTACAGGAGACACTGCCTGAACTGAGCCGCAGTGTCAACCGCCGTACTGACGCGGAACTGTGTCTTATCCGGCTCAGCGACGAGGGACTGGACGAGTCCTTTGCAGGCCTGTCCGCCCGGGTAGCCCGGCTGGAGGAACAGCTGGCCAAGGGTGTGCCCGTCCAGGCACAGCCGGCCCAGAGTGCTCCGTCCGCGCCTGTGCAGGCGCCGGTCAAGCCGGCGGTTGAGGATACGCCTCCCTGGGAGGAGGAACGTCCGCCTCTGCCTCCGGAACCGGAAGAGGAGCCCTCCTGGCCTGAGCCGGAGGCTGTTCTGGCCAGCGCACCCGTACCCCAGGCTCCGGCTCCCACGGTCCAGGTGCCCCCTGCTCAGGCAGCTCCTGCGCAGTCAGCTCCGGCTGGGGGAATGCAGGGCGGAACCTCTGCCTTCTGGCCCTCCTTTGTGGCCGGACTGCGGGGCAAGGTGCCTGCCTCGGTACTGCCTTACCTGAATAACCCCGCCAAGGTCACCGGCGTGTGGAAAAACAAGGCTTTGACCCTGTGGACGGATACCGAGTTCACCCGGGCCATGCTGAATAAACCCCCGGTCCTTCAGGGCCTGGCCCAGGCAGCCGATGTCTGCTTTGGTGTAACCGGCGCCCGGGTATCGGTGATCGCAGGAAAACCCCCGGCAGAGGATCTGGCCGCTCCGGCGCCTGCTGCGCAGGCTGTTCCGGCACAGGGGAGCGGGGATGCTCTGGATGCCCTGCTGGCCTTTGGGGAGAAGTTTGACAACATTAAAATACAGTAA
- a CDS encoding YbaB/EbfC family nucleoid-associated protein — MAKGFNSRGLGGMGGGMNMNMIKQAQKMQQDMMKMQQELQEKEYTAAAGGGVVTATVNGKHELKNLEIDPEAVDPDDVEMLQDLIVAAVNEAMRSADNDASSSMQKLTGGLGLPF, encoded by the coding sequence ATGGCAAAGGGATTTAACAGCCGCGGACTGGGCGGCATGGGCGGCGGCATGAACATGAACATGATCAAGCAGGCCCAGAAGATGCAGCAGGACATGATGAAGATGCAGCAGGAGCTGCAGGAGAAGGAGTACACCGCGGCTGCCGGCGGCGGCGTGGTCACTGCCACCGTCAACGGCAAGCACGAGCTGAAGAATCTGGAGATCGACCCCGAGGCCGTGGATCCCGATGATGTGGAGATGCTCCAGGATCTCATTGTGGCCGCAGTGAACGAGGCCATGCGCAGCGCCGATAACGACGCCTCCAGCTCCATGCAGAAGCTGACCGGCGGACTGGGCCTGCCCTTCTGA